One Brevibacillus choshinensis genomic window carries:
- a CDS encoding precorrin-8X methylmutase — MDFRTEFKPMTVQPQEIEDLSFQIIADELGEHPFTDEQFPVVQRVIHASADFDLGRSLVFHKDAVQAGIAAIRSGKKVVADVQMVQVGISKNRIEKFGGEVNVYISDRDVMEEAKRLNTTRAIISMRKAIKEAEGGIYCIGNAPTALLELIRLVKEGEAAPGLVIGMPVGFVSAAESKEELAKLDIPFITNIGRKGGSPVTVAALNAISIMAERLG; from the coding sequence ATGGATTTTCGTACGGAATTCAAGCCAATGACGGTACAGCCGCAAGAAATCGAAGACCTGAGCTTCCAGATCATCGCGGATGAGCTGGGAGAGCATCCGTTTACCGACGAGCAGTTCCCAGTCGTGCAGCGCGTCATCCACGCATCCGCAGACTTCGATCTCGGGCGGAGCCTGGTGTTCCACAAGGATGCCGTTCAAGCAGGGATCGCCGCCATTCGCAGCGGCAAGAAAGTCGTGGCAGACGTACAGATGGTGCAGGTCGGCATCAGCAAAAACCGCATCGAGAAATTTGGCGGAGAAGTCAATGTATACATCTCTGACCGCGATGTCATGGAGGAAGCAAAGCGCCTCAACACCACTCGTGCGATCATTTCCATGCGCAAGGCGATTAAAGAAGCGGAAGGCGGCATCTACTGCATCGGGAATGCGCCGACAGCCCTGCTCGAGCTGATCCGCTTGGTGAAGGAAGGAGAAGCTGCGCCTGGTCTCGTCATCGGAATGCCAGTCGGATTCGTATCCGCGGCAGAGTCCAAGGAAGAGCTGGCGAAGCTGGACATTCCGTTCATCACCAACATCGGGCGCAAAGGCGGAAGTCCGGTGACCGTAGCGGCGCTGAATGCGATCTCCATCATGGCGGAACGGTTGGGATAA
- a CDS encoding cobalt-precorrin-5B (C(1))-methyltransferase has product MAAKAATEEKEAKPLRHGYTTGSCATATTKAALIALITQEPQREVTIRLPIGEEVTFQLESCEFTEATATSSTIKDGGDDPDATHGALIISTVEWLDEPGIILDGGVGVGRVTKPGLPVPIGEAAINPVPRKMIREAAQDVLDQFEVERGIKIVISVPAGEEIAKKTLNGRLGILGGISILGTRGIVVPFSTSAYKASVAQAVNVAKEAGCEHIVLSTGGKTENYGIEMYPQLSEEAFVEMGDFVGFSLQQCKRKGMKKVTLVGMMGKFSKVAQGVMMVHSKSAPVDFGFLAQMAEQAGASEELLTQIREANTAAQVGDLMADTPAFFEIMCENCCRAALKEVGGGIEVETVIITMKGSLLGKVTINDTDHESDRDRG; this is encoded by the coding sequence ATGGCGGCCAAAGCAGCGACGGAAGAAAAAGAGGCAAAACCGCTACGCCACGGATATACAACGGGATCATGCGCAACGGCGACGACGAAGGCTGCTTTGATCGCGCTGATCACCCAAGAGCCGCAGAGGGAAGTGACGATTCGCCTGCCGATCGGCGAAGAGGTGACGTTTCAGCTGGAGAGCTGCGAATTCACGGAAGCCACAGCGACGTCATCCACGATCAAGGACGGAGGAGACGACCCGGATGCCACGCACGGTGCCCTGATTATCAGCACGGTGGAGTGGCTGGATGAACCAGGCATTATCTTGGACGGGGGAGTCGGGGTAGGACGGGTGACCAAGCCGGGTCTCCCTGTCCCCATCGGAGAGGCAGCGATCAATCCCGTTCCCCGCAAAATGATCCGGGAAGCTGCTCAGGATGTGCTCGATCAGTTCGAAGTCGAACGAGGGATCAAGATCGTGATCTCCGTGCCGGCTGGCGAAGAGATCGCAAAGAAAACGTTGAATGGAAGACTCGGCATTCTCGGCGGCATCTCCATTTTGGGGACGCGCGGAATCGTGGTGCCGTTTTCCACTTCGGCTTATAAGGCGAGCGTGGCGCAGGCTGTCAACGTCGCCAAGGAGGCTGGGTGTGAGCATATCGTCCTCTCCACAGGAGGCAAGACCGAGAACTACGGGATTGAGATGTACCCGCAGCTCTCCGAGGAAGCCTTTGTGGAGATGGGCGATTTCGTCGGTTTTTCCCTGCAGCAATGCAAGCGTAAGGGAATGAAAAAGGTGACGCTCGTCGGGATGATGGGCAAATTCTCCAAGGTCGCGCAGGGTGTCATGATGGTGCATTCCAAAAGTGCTCCGGTCGACTTTGGCTTTCTCGCCCAAATGGCAGAACAGGCAGGAGCATCCGAAGAGCTGCTCACCCAGATCCGAGAGGCGAATACGGCTGCGCAGGTGGGCGATCTGATGGCGGACACGCCGGCCTTCTTTGAAATCATGTGTGAAAATTGCTGCCGTGCCGCGCTAAAGGAAGTGGGGGGCGGTATCGAAGTGGAGACCGTGATCATTACGATGAAAGGGTCCCTGTTGGGAAAGGTGACGATCAATGACACAGACCATGAAAGTGATCGGGATCGGGGATGA
- the cbiE gene encoding precorrin-6y C5,15-methyltransferase (decarboxylating) subunit CbiE produces the protein MTQTMKVIGIGDDGQQSLLPSYRSWIEESELLVGGERHLSFFPEYEGEKRVLKGGLTALVEELRSETRKTVILASGDPLFYGIGSLLAKKLNVEIYPHHSSIQLAFAKMGEAWQDAALMSVHGRSIKGLAQRIDGKEKVALLTDAQNSPAAIANYLLSFGMTEYDAFVAENLGSDEEKTGWYTLDEMADGVFSDLNVVILKKRRESPIWPFGIADEEFSQRKPDKGLITKKEVRILSIAQLQLHAKSIVWDIGTCTGSVAIEAARIAREGEVYGVEKNADDLENCRRNMAKFRTDLTVVHARAPHGLDQFPDPDAVFIGGSGGELRELLNICCTRLRPNGRIVVNAATIETLYEATQAFAAEGFETSVTLAQLSRSKPILSLTRFEALNPIYIITAWAKRAEEEKGGDSK, from the coding sequence ATGACACAGACCATGAAAGTGATCGGGATCGGGGATGACGGACAGCAGAGCCTGCTGCCGTCGTACCGTTCATGGATAGAAGAAAGTGAACTGCTGGTAGGCGGGGAGAGACACCTGTCCTTTTTTCCCGAGTACGAGGGGGAAAAGCGAGTACTGAAGGGTGGGCTCACGGCGCTGGTGGAAGAGCTGCGCAGCGAGACGAGAAAGACGGTGATTCTCGCATCAGGAGACCCGCTGTTTTATGGAATCGGCAGTCTGCTCGCGAAAAAGCTGAACGTGGAAATCTACCCGCATCACAGCTCGATCCAGCTGGCCTTCGCCAAAATGGGTGAAGCGTGGCAGGACGCCGCGCTGATGAGCGTGCACGGCCGCAGCATCAAGGGGCTGGCGCAGCGCATCGACGGCAAGGAAAAGGTGGCGCTGTTGACGGATGCGCAAAATAGTCCTGCTGCGATTGCAAACTATCTGCTGTCGTTTGGCATGACGGAGTACGACGCGTTCGTGGCGGAAAACCTGGGGAGCGACGAGGAGAAGACTGGCTGGTACACGCTGGATGAGATGGCGGACGGCGTCTTTTCCGATCTGAATGTCGTCATCCTGAAAAAACGCCGCGAAAGCCCTATCTGGCCATTTGGCATCGCAGACGAGGAATTCTCCCAGCGCAAGCCGGACAAGGGTCTCATCACGAAAAAAGAAGTGCGCATCCTGAGCATCGCGCAGCTGCAGCTGCACGCAAAAAGCATCGTGTGGGACATCGGCACCTGCACAGGCTCAGTAGCGATCGAAGCGGCGCGCATCGCAAGGGAAGGCGAAGTATACGGTGTAGAGAAAAACGCGGACGACCTGGAAAACTGCCGCCGGAATATGGCCAAGTTTCGCACGGATCTGACGGTGGTGCATGCTCGGGCACCGCACGGTTTGGACCAGTTCCCGGACCCGGACGCTGTGTTCATCGGGGGCAGCGGGGGAGAGCTTCGCGAGCTGTTGAACATTTGCTGCACACGCCTGCGTCCAAACGGTCGGATCGTGGTGAACGCCGCTACGATCGAGACCCTGTACGAGGCGACACAGGCATTTGCAGCAGAGGGCTTTGAGACGTCCGTCACGCTTGCGCAGCTCTCGCGCAGCAAGCCGATTTTGTCGCTGACTCGCTTTGAAGCGCTGAATCCGATCTACATCATCACAGCATGGGCCAAAAGGGCCGAGGAAGAAAAAGGAGGAGACAGCAAGTGA
- the cobI gene encoding precorrin-2 C(20)-methyltransferase — MTKIGTLYGLGVGPGDPELITVKAFRLLQQSPVIAYPKKRMGSKSYAHQIAEMYVQPAATNKEMLGLVFPMTRDPEILEREWNNTVELVWERLSEGKDVAFVTEGDPMFYSTFIHMMRVMQQEHPEVPIITVPGVSSFLGAASRFNLPLADGDEQIGIIPATEDKEAMRRAIESHDCVIFLKVAKVLPMVIGLLKEMGLVDKAAVATKVTSSEEMVWTDVRELERAELSYLTLMVVKKS; from the coding sequence GTGACCAAGATCGGAACCTTGTACGGACTGGGAGTAGGTCCCGGAGATCCGGAGCTGATTACAGTAAAAGCATTTCGTCTGCTGCAGCAATCGCCGGTGATTGCCTACCCGAAAAAGCGGATGGGCAGCAAAAGCTACGCCCACCAAATCGCGGAGATGTATGTGCAGCCTGCTGCCACCAATAAGGAAATGCTCGGGCTCGTATTCCCGATGACACGCGATCCGGAAATTTTGGAGCGCGAATGGAACAACACGGTTGAGCTGGTCTGGGAGCGTCTCTCCGAGGGCAAGGACGTAGCGTTCGTCACAGAGGGAGATCCGATGTTCTACAGCACCTTTATTCACATGATGCGCGTGATGCAACAGGAGCACCCGGAAGTGCCGATCATCACCGTACCTGGCGTCTCCTCGTTCCTCGGTGCGGCGTCCCGCTTCAATCTGCCGCTGGCGGACGGAGACGAGCAGATCGGGATCATCCCGGCGACAGAAGACAAGGAAGCGATGCGACGCGCAATCGAGTCGCATGATTGCGTCATCTTCCTGAAAGTGGCCAAGGTGCTGCCGATGGTCATCGGCCTGTTGAAAGAGATGGGGCTGGTGGACAAAGCCGCAGTTGCGACAAAAGTGACCTCTTCGGAGGAAATGGTATGGACGGATGTTCGGGAGCTGGAGCGCGCGGAGCTCAGCTATCTTACCTTGATGGTGGTGAAAAAATCATGA
- the cobM gene encoding precorrin-4 C(11)-methyltransferase yields the protein MKLYIVGAGPGDPDLITVKGLKLLQKADVILYTDSLVNEDLVALGNPDAEVLQSSGMALEEMVELMVDRVSQGKTVVRLQTGDPSVYGAIMEQIALLKAAGVEVEIIPGVSSVFAAAAAVGAELTIPELTQTLILTRAEGRTPVPEREKLRALAEHHSTLALYLSATLTKKVVRELVEAGWSEDTPVAVVQRASWPDQFILRTTLKNLDEDMGKNGIRKHAMILAGWALDPHIHEKNEQYRSKLYDKTFTHGYRKGVKE from the coding sequence ATGAAGCTTTACATCGTAGGCGCAGGCCCCGGCGATCCCGATTTGATTACAGTAAAAGGCTTGAAGCTCTTGCAGAAGGCAGACGTGATCCTCTACACCGATTCTCTCGTCAATGAGGATCTGGTAGCGCTGGGCAATCCGGACGCAGAGGTGCTGCAGAGCTCCGGCATGGCTTTGGAAGAAATGGTAGAGCTGATGGTAGATCGCGTGAGCCAAGGAAAGACGGTCGTGCGGTTGCAGACAGGAGATCCGTCCGTGTACGGAGCGATTATGGAACAGATCGCGCTCTTGAAAGCGGCTGGAGTCGAAGTGGAAATCATCCCAGGTGTGAGCTCGGTATTCGCGGCTGCGGCAGCAGTAGGCGCAGAGCTGACCATCCCTGAGCTGACACAGACGCTGATCCTGACCCGTGCAGAGGGTCGCACACCCGTCCCTGAACGGGAAAAGCTGCGCGCGCTGGCGGAGCATCACAGCACATTGGCGCTGTATTTGAGCGCGACCTTGACGAAAAAAGTGGTGCGCGAGCTGGTAGAGGCAGGCTGGAGCGAGGATACGCCAGTCGCAGTCGTACAACGCGCGAGCTGGCCGGATCAGTTCATCCTGCGCACGACGCTGAAAAACCTCGATGAAGACATGGGCAAAAACGGAATCCGCAAGCATGCGATGATCCTGGCAGGCTGGGCGCTCGATCCGCACATTCACGAGAAAAACGAGCAGTACCGCTCGAAGCTGTATGACAAAACCTTCACGCACGGGTACAGAAAAGGTGTGAAAGAGTAA
- a CDS encoding cobalt-precorrin 5A hydrolase, whose protein sequence is MVIELKEGEIPEIQQRGEYAIVAITKHGVEMARDLALKFPGTDLYYMSKFARGDEESRGIQLFTNSVRMLFPALWPAYKGLIIIISLGAVIRMIAPLLEDKKKDPGVVVVDDRGENVISVLSGHLGGANELAREVAAVMGARPIITTASDVQKTIPVDLFGRRFGWEWDSAEKLTPVSASVVNEERVAVVNESGERDWWMHDTPMPPSIQEYGSIADAQAAEPQAALVVTHRLLGPEEQSILDNGVLYRPKVIVLGMGCNRGTSAEEIEAVIKETLDELQFSIKSVKALATIELKKDEAGLIAVCEKYGWPFVWYSPEQLNQVQIEDPSEAVYKFTGAYGVSEPAAKLYAGVDQLVLTKKKSGNTTISVGLMPYREEGRT, encoded by the coding sequence ATGGTCATTGAACTGAAAGAGGGAGAAATCCCGGAAATTCAGCAGCGCGGGGAGTACGCTATCGTCGCGATCACCAAGCATGGGGTAGAGATGGCACGCGACCTCGCCCTTAAGTTTCCGGGGACGGATCTGTATTACATGAGCAAGTTTGCCCGCGGGGATGAAGAGTCTCGGGGAATCCAGCTGTTCACGAACAGCGTGCGGATGCTGTTTCCTGCCCTCTGGCCTGCCTATAAAGGTCTAATTATCATTATTTCACTGGGAGCCGTCATTCGGATGATCGCTCCTTTGCTGGAGGACAAGAAGAAAGATCCGGGCGTCGTCGTAGTCGATGATCGCGGAGAAAACGTCATCAGCGTGCTGTCCGGGCATCTCGGCGGTGCGAACGAGCTGGCTCGCGAGGTAGCCGCAGTCATGGGAGCGCGTCCGATTATTACAACGGCCTCAGATGTGCAGAAGACGATTCCAGTCGATTTGTTTGGCCGCCGTTTCGGCTGGGAGTGGGATTCGGCTGAAAAGCTCACGCCGGTCAGCGCGTCCGTGGTAAACGAAGAGCGCGTGGCTGTCGTCAATGAATCTGGGGAGCGGGACTGGTGGATGCACGATACCCCGATGCCTCCGTCCATTCAAGAGTACGGGTCCATTGCGGATGCACAGGCAGCCGAGCCGCAAGCGGCGCTGGTTGTCACACACAGACTACTGGGGCCAGAAGAGCAATCCATCCTGGACAACGGTGTACTGTACCGTCCAAAGGTGATCGTGCTCGGCATGGGCTGCAACCGCGGAACGTCTGCAGAAGAGATCGAAGCGGTAATCAAGGAAACGTTGGATGAGCTGCAGTTCTCGATCAAGAGCGTGAAGGCGCTCGCCACCATCGAGCTGAAAAAGGACGAAGCGGGACTAATCGCCGTTTGCGAAAAATACGGCTGGCCGTTTGTCTGGTATTCACCAGAGCAGCTGAATCAGGTGCAGATCGAAGACCCTTCGGAGGCTGTCTATAAATTCACCGGTGCCTATGGCGTGAGCGAACCTGCAGCCAAGCTGTACGCAGGCGTAGACCAGCTGGTACTCACCAAGAAAAAGTCAGGAAATACGACCATTTCTGTCGGCTTGATGCCGTATCGGGAGGAGGGGCGCACATGA
- a CDS encoding cobyrinate a,c-diamide synthase, with protein MSESRRIVIAGTGSGAGKTTVTIGLMAALKRKGHVVQGFKCGPDYIDPTYHTAVTGRASRNLDSFMLSHDTVKEIFVRGSRGADISIIEGVMGMYDGKEATSDKGSTAEISILTGSPVLLVVNCQSMARSAAAIVKGFQLLNPAARIVGVIANKVGSEGHHKIVKAAIEQECGIPVVGYLKRENELEIPERHLGLVPSVERGELTPLFDKLADLIGETVDLELIWELAKAEELQAEPKLFAPERVTGTQNRVTGTQSRVTLAIAKDPAFHFYYPENLELLEAYGAKLRYFSPLAGETVPAEVDGLYIGGGFPEEFASELSQNQAVKESFRAAIQSGLPTLAECGGFMFLTEAIVTTEGDCYPMVGLIPGKVTMQKKLAALGYREVRGKEGNFLLGPEEQAKGHEFHYSTYSTDAELPHAYETKGLRGTKSEGYVQGNLVAGYTHLHFGSNPELVKRWIERCVEVGARA; from the coding sequence ATGAGTGAAAGCCGTCGCATTGTCATCGCCGGAACCGGCAGCGGAGCGGGAAAAACGACCGTCACCATCGGACTGATGGCAGCGCTGAAACGCAAAGGACACGTCGTGCAAGGTTTCAAATGCGGTCCGGACTACATCGACCCCACCTACCACACGGCAGTCACAGGGAGAGCCTCCCGCAATCTGGACAGCTTCATGCTCTCTCATGACACGGTCAAGGAGATTTTCGTGCGCGGATCGAGGGGCGCGGACATTTCCATCATCGAAGGTGTGATGGGGATGTATGACGGCAAGGAAGCGACCAGCGACAAGGGGAGCACGGCGGAGATCAGCATTTTGACGGGCTCGCCTGTCCTGCTCGTGGTCAACTGCCAGAGCATGGCGCGCAGTGCGGCAGCGATCGTCAAAGGCTTTCAGCTCTTGAATCCAGCGGCGCGAATCGTCGGCGTCATCGCCAACAAGGTCGGCAGCGAAGGGCATCACAAAATCGTGAAGGCTGCCATCGAGCAGGAGTGCGGGATTCCGGTAGTCGGTTACTTGAAGCGGGAAAACGAGCTGGAGATTCCAGAGCGCCATCTTGGCTTGGTTCCTTCCGTTGAACGTGGAGAACTGACTCCCTTGTTTGATAAGCTGGCAGATCTGATCGGTGAAACGGTAGACCTGGAGCTGATATGGGAGCTGGCAAAAGCGGAGGAGCTGCAGGCAGAGCCAAAGCTGTTTGCTCCCGAGCGTGTGACCGGCACACAAAATCGTGTGACCGGCACGCAAAGTCGCGTGACCTTAGCCATAGCCAAGGACCCGGCATTCCATTTTTACTATCCGGAAAATCTGGAGCTGCTGGAAGCGTACGGCGCCAAGCTGCGCTATTTCTCTCCGCTCGCGGGCGAGACGGTGCCAGCGGAGGTGGACGGATTGTACATCGGGGGCGGCTTCCCGGAGGAGTTTGCTTCCGAGCTTTCGCAAAATCAAGCTGTGAAAGAATCGTTCCGAGCTGCGATCCAAAGCGGGCTGCCAACCTTGGCCGAATGCGGGGGATTCATGTTTTTGACAGAAGCGATCGTTACGACAGAGGGCGACTGCTATCCGATGGTGGGGCTCATTCCAGGCAAAGTGACCATGCAAAAAAAGCTGGCCGCATTGGGCTATCGCGAGGTGCGTGGAAAAGAAGGAAACTTCCTGCTCGGTCCCGAGGAGCAGGCAAAAGGGCATGAATTCCACTACTCGACTTACTCTACGGATGCAGAGCTGCCGCATGCCTACGAGACAAAAGGCTTGCGCGGGACCAAGTCTGAGGGCTACGTGCAGGGGAATCTGGTCGCAGGCTATACGCACTTGCATTTCGGCTCGAATCCTGAGCTGGTCAAGCGCTGGATTGAACGCTGCGTGGAGGTGGGCGCGCGTGCCTAA
- a CDS encoding cobyric acid synthase produces MPKALPLMIQGTSSDAGKSAIATAFCRIFAQAGHKTAPFKSQNMALNSYVTIDGKEIGRAQGVQAEAAGVLATTDMNPILIKPTRDSESQIVVNGEPYGNMKAMAYRSDFYDQGLRIIQESYARLAESYERVVIEGAGSPAEVNLNDRELVNMRVARLTNAPVILVADIERGGVFASLVGTLQLLPPEDRDRVIGVIINRFRGDLTLLQSGLDWFEEYTGKPVLGVVPFIPDLWIDAEDSLILHRYQGQQETARDIDIAVIRYPRISNFTDVDPFFVEPDCRMRFVSRLEELGHPDLIVLPGSKNTLEDLQFLRETGLAEWIRELHREGKAYVVGLCGGYQMLGESIHDPDGVESPLREMAGLGLIPMVTTMEQRKTTVQSRGTASFAGVQLDLVGYEIHMGQSVFAENDAPFIQLENRSDGYCAQERQLIGTYFHGLFHNDDFRTLLLNAIREKKGLPPMTDRPSFVALREQGYDLLADTVRRHVNIGAIEEQMRLYQENEVHAG; encoded by the coding sequence GTGCCTAAAGCCCTCCCGTTGATGATTCAGGGAACGAGCTCAGATGCAGGGAAAAGCGCCATCGCGACCGCCTTTTGCCGAATCTTCGCCCAGGCTGGGCACAAGACAGCTCCTTTCAAATCGCAAAACATGGCGCTCAACTCCTACGTGACGATCGATGGCAAGGAAATCGGACGGGCACAGGGCGTCCAGGCAGAAGCGGCAGGAGTGCTCGCCACGACGGATATGAACCCGATCCTGATCAAACCGACGCGGGATTCCGAATCGCAGATCGTGGTCAACGGGGAGCCGTACGGAAATATGAAGGCGATGGCGTATCGGAGCGATTTTTACGACCAAGGCTTGCGGATCATCCAAGAGTCCTATGCTCGGCTCGCCGAGAGCTACGAACGGGTCGTGATTGAGGGAGCGGGCAGTCCGGCAGAGGTGAATCTGAATGACCGCGAGCTGGTCAACATGCGCGTGGCGCGCCTGACCAATGCACCCGTCATCCTGGTGGCGGATATCGAGAGGGGCGGTGTCTTTGCCAGTCTGGTGGGGACACTTCAGCTGCTTCCGCCCGAAGATCGGGACCGGGTGATCGGGGTCATCATCAACCGTTTTCGCGGAGACTTGACGCTCTTGCAGTCAGGCTTGGATTGGTTTGAAGAGTATACAGGAAAGCCCGTGCTCGGGGTCGTTCCTTTCATTCCGGATTTGTGGATCGATGCGGAAGACTCTCTCATCCTGCATCGGTACCAGGGGCAGCAGGAGACAGCGCGCGACATTGATATCGCCGTGATACGCTACCCGCGCATTTCCAACTTTACGGACGTGGACCCGTTTTTTGTGGAGCCGGATTGCCGCATGCGCTTTGTCAGTCGGCTGGAAGAACTGGGACACCCAGACTTGATCGTCCTGCCGGGCAGTAAAAACACGCTGGAGGACCTGCAGTTTTTACGGGAAACCGGACTGGCAGAGTGGATACGTGAGCTGCATCGCGAAGGAAAGGCTTACGTGGTGGGGCTGTGCGGCGGCTATCAAATGCTGGGTGAATCCATTCATGATCCGGATGGGGTGGAGTCTCCGCTGCGAGAAATGGCAGGGCTTGGCTTGATTCCGATGGTGACGACGATGGAGCAGCGAAAGACGACGGTGCAATCTCGCGGTACAGCCAGTTTTGCGGGTGTGCAGCTAGACCTGGTAGGCTATGAGATTCACATGGGGCAATCGGTCTTTGCAGAGAACGACGCGCCGTTTATCCAGCTCGAAAATCGCTCGGATGGCTACTGCGCGCAGGAACGTCAGTTGATCGGAACATATTTCCACGGACTGTTCCACAATGATGATTTTCGCACGCTGCTGCTCAATGCCATTCGGGAAAAGAAGGGACTTCCTCCGATGACGGATCGGCCATCCTTTGTCGCACTGAGGGAGCAAGGGTACGATTTGCTAGCCGATACCGTTCGCCGGCACGTAAACATTGGGGCTATCGAGGAGCAAATGAGGCTTTACCAGGAAAATGAGGTGCATGCAGGATGA
- the cobT gene encoding nicotinate-nucleotide--dimethylbenzimidazole phosphoribosyltransferase, whose translation MTDLEKQLGMIEPLNREAAEQTRQHVDQLTKPLGSLGRLETLAVELAAMTGETFPVVTPPGVIVFAADHGVAREGVSAYPQEVTAQMLLNLTNGGAGINVFARQIGALQKFVDVGVAVEVDAPGVSKKRIKASSGNILREAAMTREEAERSIQIGIESAHEIVAEGAKVLIVGEVGIGNTTASSAILSALTGADPDEIVGRGTGLTDEGWQRKKAVVREALALHRPDAADPIDVLAKVGGMEIGAMAGAVIGAASRRVPILLDGFIATVAALLAVRLQPAAADYLIGGHRSQEPGHAFVLKALGKEPLLDLNLRLGEGSGAALAFPIVEASTRMVREMATFASAGVSDR comes from the coding sequence ATGACAGACTTGGAAAAACAACTCGGCATGATTGAACCGCTCAACCGGGAGGCGGCAGAGCAGACCAGACAGCACGTCGACCAGCTGACCAAACCGCTTGGCAGCTTGGGGCGTCTGGAGACGCTTGCCGTGGAATTGGCTGCGATGACAGGGGAGACATTTCCTGTCGTGACCCCGCCTGGCGTCATCGTCTTTGCGGCAGATCACGGCGTAGCGAGGGAAGGCGTATCGGCTTACCCGCAGGAAGTAACGGCGCAAATGCTGCTGAACCTGACGAATGGCGGAGCGGGGATCAATGTGTTTGCTCGGCAGATCGGTGCGCTGCAAAAGTTCGTGGATGTAGGCGTAGCTGTAGAGGTGGATGCTCCGGGTGTCAGCAAGAAACGCATCAAGGCGTCATCGGGCAATATCCTGCGGGAAGCAGCCATGACGCGCGAGGAAGCGGAGCGCTCCATCCAGATCGGCATCGAGTCCGCCCATGAGATCGTAGCTGAGGGAGCGAAGGTGCTGATTGTCGGGGAGGTAGGCATCGGCAACACAACAGCGAGCAGTGCCATCCTGTCTGCCCTGACTGGAGCTGACCCGGATGAGATCGTCGGTCGTGGAACAGGCCTGACGGATGAGGGCTGGCAGCGCAAAAAAGCAGTGGTGAGAGAAGCGCTCGCCCTGCACCGCCCGGACGCTGCCGACCCGATCGACGTGCTGGCGAAAGTGGGCGGAATGGAAATTGGCGCAATGGCTGGGGCTGTCATCGGAGCGGCATCCCGTCGTGTTCCCATCCTGCTGGACGGCTTCATCGCTACGGTAGCGGCGCTTCTTGCCGTGCGATTGCAACCGGCAGCGGCGGATTATTTGATCGGCGGCCACCGATCGCAGGAGCCGGGACACGCATTTGTGCTGAAGGCTCTCGGCAAAGAGCCTCTGCTCGACCTGAATTTGCGGTTGGGCGAAGGAAGCGGCGCCGCACTGGCGTTCCCGATCGTCGAAGCTTCCACGCGAATGGTGAGAGAGATGGCGACTTTTGCATCCGCTGGGGTAAGCGATCGATGA
- the cobA gene encoding uroporphyrinogen-III C-methyltransferase, producing the protein MSRAGKVFLVGAGPGDPKLITVKGMECLQKADVVVYDRLANPALLEYAPQTAERIYCGKLPDNHTLQQERINELLAEKALEGHVVVRLKGGDPCVFGRVGEEAEHLAERGIPFEIVPGVTAGIAAPAYAGIPVTHREHGSSYAVVTGHLREDKPELATEKWRALATGIDTVAFYMGVANLSMIREQLIRHGRDPLTPVAIISWGTLPQQVTLTGTLADIEERLAENRQVTNPAIILVGGVVQLRDKISWFESTLSPANTL; encoded by the coding sequence ATGAGCCGGGCGGGGAAAGTATTCTTGGTCGGAGCAGGTCCCGGAGATCCCAAGCTGATTACCGTCAAAGGGATGGAGTGCTTGCAGAAGGCAGATGTGGTCGTCTACGATCGCCTGGCGAATCCAGCGCTGCTCGAGTATGCGCCGCAGACAGCGGAGCGCATCTACTGCGGCAAGCTCCCGGATAACCATACGCTGCAGCAGGAGCGAATCAACGAGCTGCTCGCGGAAAAGGCACTGGAAGGCCATGTCGTCGTGCGTTTGAAAGGCGGAGACCCGTGTGTGTTCGGTCGTGTAGGAGAGGAAGCCGAGCATTTGGCAGAGCGCGGAATTCCGTTTGAGATCGTGCCGGGAGTCACAGCGGGAATTGCAGCCCCCGCCTACGCAGGCATTCCTGTGACGCATCGGGAGCACGGCTCTTCCTATGCCGTCGTGACCGGACATTTGCGCGAAGACAAACCGGAGCTGGCGACCGAGAAGTGGCGAGCGCTGGCAACGGGCATCGATACAGTCGCTTTTTACATGGGTGTCGCCAACCTGTCGATGATCCGCGAGCAGCTGATCCGGCACGGACGTGATCCGCTGACACCTGTTGCGATCATCTCGTGGGGCACGCTGCCGCAGCAGGTGACGCTGACAGGGACACTCGCAGACATCGAGGAGCGGTTGGCGGAAAACCGTCAGGTCACGAATCCGGCGATCATTTTGGTAGGCGGCGTGGTACAATTGCGGGACAAGATCAGCTGGTTCGAATCGACTCTTTCGCCAGCAAACACGCTGTGA